Proteins co-encoded in one endosymbiont 'TC1' of Trimyema compressum genomic window:
- a CDS encoding response regulator codes for MMVSKYLSKGLIPIASEIMIIDDDQIIVELLSMLIEKDSNFKVVASGKNANEALSHLKNYSLDLTLLDIRLGTDNGIELLRKIKEIDTKPKVVMLTTFDDDQNIITALKYGADGYLLKSSGSASITNALNVVLDNKVIIEKEVLASIREKLYVKKDFLNLTPKEDEVIKLLAEGLSNQEIADALYLNNGTVRNTVSQLLDKTAMRDRTQLLLL; via the coding sequence ATGATGGTTTCAAAATATCTATCGAAAGGATTGATTCCTATAGCCAGCGAAATAATGATTATTGATGATGATCAAATAATTGTAGAACTATTGTCTATGCTTATAGAAAAAGACTCAAATTTTAAGGTAGTTGCTTCTGGTAAAAATGCCAATGAAGCATTAAGCCACCTTAAAAACTATTCTCTTGATTTAACACTTTTAGATATTCGTCTAGGAACTGATAATGGCATAGAATTATTAAGAAAAATTAAAGAAATAGATACAAAACCAAAAGTAGTTATGCTAACCACTTTTGATGATGATCAAAATATTATTACAGCATTAAAATATGGTGCTGATGGCTACTTACTTAAATCCTCAGGTTCTGCTTCTATCACCAATGCTTTAAATGTTGTTTTAGATAATAAGGTGATTATTGAAAAAGAAGTGTTAGCTAGTATTCGAGAAAAACTCTATGTAAAAAAAGATTTTCTCAATTTAACACCAAAAGAAGATGAAGTCATTAAACTACTTGCAGAGGGCCTTTCAAATCAAGAAATTGCTGATGCTTTATATCTCAATAATGGTACGGTTAGAAATACTGTCAGCCAGCTCTTAGATAAGACTGCAATGAGAGATAGAACTCAGCTTTTGCTATTATGA